The stretch of DNA GTGCGCACGGTGCAGCAGGGCACGTACATGAACCAGGGGGGCGTCCAACCAACGTTCACCCAGCGTGTCGATCCCAAGGCCGGCCGGATCGACATTACCGTCACCCGCCCCAGCGACAAGCTCGGCGCGTCCGGAACGGGGCTGCTCGGGGCGGTGCTCTTCGACCCTGTGGCGGCCGGCAGCACACAGATCGCGCCGAGCGGCGTGGCGACCGCGCCCGATGGCTCGCCCGTGTCGCTGCAGCTTGACCCGGCGTCGGTGACCGTTAAGTGAGGGATCTAGGGATCTAGGGATCTAGGGATCTAGGGGTAGAGGGAAGAGCATCGGATGTGGGTTACTTGCGCCGCGGCTTGGCTCGGCCTTCCCCCCTTGATCCCTTGATCCCTTGATCCCTTAGCTGAGCGAGCGGAGCGAGCGAAGCTGCTATGAAGCGTTTCCGACTGCGTGGCGGCGAACAGGGCTACACGTTCGTCGAGCTGCTCGTCGTAGCGCTCATCCTAATGGTCCTGGCGTCGGTTGCACTGCCGCTCACGCGCGTGGTGGTCAAGCGGCAGAAGGAAGTCGAGCTACGCCGGGCGCTGCGCGAGATGCGCACGGCCGTCGACCGCTACAAAGACGCCGCAGACATGGGGCTCGTTGCGTCGACAGAATTGGAGCCGGACGACGAGGGGTATCCGAAAACGCTCGAGATCCTCGTCGAAGGCGTCAGAGCGGCAGGAGCGAACCCGGATCG from Luteitalea sp. encodes:
- a CDS encoding general secretion pathway protein GspG, with protein sequence MKRFRLRGGEQGYTFVELLVVALILMVLASVALPLTRVVVKRQKEVELRRALREMRTAVDRYKDAADMGLVASTELEPDDEGYPKTLEILVEGVRAAGANPDRRLKFLRRIPFDPMIGTQEWGLRSYQDDAKSKSWGGENVFDVFTTSQGTALDGSKYREW